The following are encoded in a window of Haloarcula laminariae genomic DNA:
- a CDS encoding V-type ATP synthase subunit F — protein sequence MSQEIAVVGSPEFTTGFRLAGVRKFADVPAEEKDEQLDDAVSEMLSDDDVGIVVMHDDDMDHLSRGVRKDAETSVEPVLVTLGGEGAGSGGLREQIKRAIGIDLMDEE from the coding sequence ATGAGCCAGGAGATAGCAGTGGTCGGGAGCCCGGAGTTCACGACGGGCTTTCGGCTGGCGGGGGTCCGCAAGTTCGCTGACGTCCCCGCCGAGGAGAAAGACGAGCAGCTCGACGACGCCGTCTCGGAGATGCTCTCCGACGACGACGTCGGCATCGTCGTGATGCACGACGACGACATGGACCACCTCTCGCGTGGCGTTCGCAAGGACGCCGAGACGAGCGTCGAACCCGTGCTGGTGACGCTGGGTGGCGAGGGCGCCGGCAGCGGCGGGCTGCGTGAACAGATCAAACGAGCCATCGGAATCGACCTGATGGACGAGGAGTAA